The stretch of DNA ATAGGTTTTTTTGTTAACGTCCTTATTGCCAGTCTTCTTTTGCCAAAAAGACCTGCCCGTTATACAAAATTCAGGCACATCGCAATGTTAGCTCAATGGATACTACTACCCATTGTAACAATTTTCTTTAGTTCTATCCCGGCTATTGATTCCCAAACAAGATTAATGATAGGAAAACGCTTAGACTGGCAGGTTACAAAAAAAATTAGAAGAGAATGACCAAATCCCAATGACCAATAATATATTCCAATTATCAAAAGATAAATTGTTCATTGGACATTGGTCATTAAGAAATTATTAGTTGGTCATTGGTTATTAGGAATTGGTCATTATTTTGCTATACTTTAATTGATGGAAAATTACTTATCAATTTTTATAATAACTGCGATTTTATCTTTGGCCCTTACTTTTTTCTTTAAGTGGCTTGCTTTTAAAATAGGGGCGGTTGATCAACCAAATGAACGAAAAGTTCACAAACACCCTATTGCCAGATTAGGCGGTGTAGCTATATTTATTTCTTTTTTTTCAGTAATACTTTCAACTACACCACTTAATAAACATATTCTTGGAATTTTTATCGGCGGGATTATTTTATTAGTTTTTGGAATTGCAGATGATATTTGGGGCATTAATCCTTTTATTAAGCTTTCAGGACAAGCCTTGGCTACGCTTGTAATTATTGCGTCAGGAATCGGAATTGATTTTATCACTAACCCCTTTGGCGGACTTATCCAATTAGATATGCTTAAAATACCTGTGAATATCCTAGGAACCACTTACCATATTGTTTTTTGGGCAGACCTTTTTACTTTTTTTTGGATACTGATTCTAATTAATGCTATCAATTTTTTGGATGGGCTTGATGGATTAGCCTCAGGAGTCTCAGGTATATCTGCAATAATACTATTCATACTTTCATTATCGCCCGATGTTTCCCAACCAATTACCGCATTACTTGCCATAGCTTTAGCGGGCGCAGTTTTAGGCTTTTTACCCTTAAACTTTCATCCTGCCAAAATATTTATGGGTGATTCGGGAAGCATGTTTTTAGGTTTTTTACTTGCTATATTGGCTATATTTTCTGGCGGTAAAATAGCAACAGCATTATTAATTTTAGGATTGCCAATCTTAGACGTGGCTTGGGCTATAATAAGAAGAGTTTCTGCGGGACATTCGCCTTTTAAGCCGGATAAGCATCATCTCCATCATGAATTATTAAAAAGGGGACTTTCACAACAAAAAGTTGTTCTATTTATGTATTCAGTAACCATTATTTGCGGATTATTGGCTTTAAGCGCTAAGGCTTTTAATAAATTAATTGCATTAATCCTTTTATTTGCTTTTACCGTATTTTTAATATCATTCTTATACTTTATAAATAGAGAACATTCACATTGACAAATCAGCTATTTTAAGGTATAATTTACTTAGAGTTAGAAAGGGGATCAATGAATAATCATCAATTAGAAGAACTCATTAAAAA from bacterium CG_4_10_14_0_2_um_filter_33_32 encodes:
- a CDS encoding undecaprenyl-phosphate alpha-N-acetylglucosaminyl 1-phosphate transferase, with amino-acid sequence MENYLSIFIITAILSLALTFFFKWLAFKIGAVDQPNERKVHKHPIARLGGVAIFISFFSVILSTTPLNKHILGIFIGGIILLVFGIADDIWGINPFIKLSGQALATLVIIASGIGIDFITNPFGGLIQLDMLKIPVNILGTTYHIVFWADLFTFFWILILINAINFLDGLDGLASGVSGISAIILFILSLSPDVSQPITALLAIALAGAVLGFLPLNFHPAKIFMGDSGSMFLGFLLAILAIFSGGKIATALLILGLPILDVAWAIIRRVSAGHSPFKPDKHHLHHELLKRGLSQQKVVLFMYSVTIICGLLALSAKAFNKLIALILLFAFTVFLISFLYFINREHSH